A single genomic interval of Arachis duranensis cultivar V14167 chromosome 7, aradu.V14167.gnm2.J7QH, whole genome shotgun sequence harbors:
- the LOC107496762 gene encoding uncharacterized protein LOC107496762 isoform X1, whose product MAGEMVELLLINGGTGKMRRAEVTVEELLVDRAVKEECTYENLPKRLQATVSSKDEWHKRIVQHCIKKRLQWSSCYARKVSKENEYYDEMIPYLRKHLALFPYHLSEYVCRVMRVSAFRYYCDMLFEVMKNEQPYDSIPNFSAADALRLTGIGRNEFIDIMNKCRSKKIMWKINKSIAREHLPTQPVDFPIEPWWGVCLVNFTLDEFKKLSEDEMATIDKVCKEEANSFVMFDAAVVRGLSKRGLVYFDIPVYPDDRLKVSRLEGFVSNREQSFEDPIEDLVYAVFVVSNENATVSELATTLQADLSHLQAAAAFMCRLGWATKAMDPQPVVLDTSIPGSPKSVSGDEDAFSACLGSENQLVDGESIQGDTPRSKNHGHRSSYTRVAFMVDANITSYLMMGSVSPGLKSHAVTLYEAGKLGHASIDDLCKDLSTIEGVTFEGELQEFADHASSLRCVLECLQSGGVLTTVAKEEEEIDSSNDEAKEEEGNGKTSAVTSSNDEAKEEEGNGKTSVVTSSNDKAKEEEGIGKTSAVTSSNDEAEEEEGIGKTREVTSSNDEAEEEEGIGKTREVTSSNDEAEEEEGIGNMNMVTSSNDEAKEDEGIGNMSMVTSSNDESSSVITAVSSAEKSENSRISEADINNDNLLDSEEHEETSISSEPVPSSMKDETHHSPSEDDSGHIHKASKSDTHIPVVENPLILGIEKLKKRKKYRVDILRSESLASLAPATLNRLFIHDYDIVVSIVPLPSSSILPKPTGPIHFGPPAYSSMTPWMKLVLYSTIARGPLSVVLMKGQCLSLLPAPLAGCEKALIWSWDGSAIGGLGKKVEGNLVKGSILLHCLNSLLRYSAVLVLPLSRADLSKSGNVITLDIPLPLKNSDGTVASVGKELGLSEEENSKLKPLLTELAKTAELSSVGYIRLLRLFSGRESNKRSSGTYDWVPLSVEFGIPLFSPKLCSNICKRIASSGLLQCDSFSEHHDAMVSLRKKLRDVCADYQSTGSAAKLLYHKEQPRDFSGPITNYASGRWNSFRDAASPISGTSTPQQRVKLANRQRFQTGVLCFDGSNIRSYALAPAYETSTRTIAEMQHTDTTNTELEENDSKEATLPGVNIIFDGSELHPFEIGACLQARQPVSLIIEAATASASATIK is encoded by the exons GATAGTTCAGCACTGCATAAAGAAGAGACTTCAATGGAGTAGTTGTTATGCCCGGAAAGTCAGTAAAGAAAATGAATATTATGACGAAATGATACCGTACTTGCGAAAGCATCTTGCT CTATTTCCATATCACTTGTCAGAGTACGTGTGTCGTGTAATGAGAGTATCAGCTTTCAGATATTACTGTGATATGCTTTTTGAAGTAATGAAAAATG agCAACCTTATGACAGCATCCCAAATTTTAGTGCCGCAGATGCTTTAAGACTTACAGGAATTGGGAGAAAtgaatttattgatataatGAACAAGTGCAGATCTAAG AAAATCATGTGGAAAATAAACAAGTCAATAGCAAGAGAACATTTGCCTACTCAACCTGTGGATTTTCCAATTGAACCATGGTGGGGAGTTTGCCTTGTCAACTTTACATTGGATGAATTTAAG AAACTCTCCGAAGATGAAATGGCCACAATAGACAAAGTCTGCAAGGAAGAGGCAAATTCATTTGTCATGTTTGATGCTGCTGTTGTAAGGGGTCTTAGCAAACGAGGACTGGTCTACTTTGACATTCCTGTCTATCCTGATGACCGACTCAAAG TTTCCAGGCTTGAAGGTTTTGTTTCTAACAGGGAGCAGTCTTTTGAAGATCCTATTGAAGA TTTGGTGTATGCAGTTTTTGTTGTTTCAAATGAAAATGCAACTGTTAGTGAGTTGGCAACAACGCTACAGGCTGATTTGTCACATCTGCAGGCAGCTGCTGCTTTTATGTGTAGATTGGGATGGGCAACAAAAGCAATGGATCCTCAACCTGTTGTTCTAGATACAAGTATACCTGGTTCTCCTAAGAGTGTAAGTGGTGATGAAGATGCCTTTAGTGCTTGTTTGGGTTCAGAGAATCAGCTTGTTGATGGTGAATCCATTCAAGGGGATACTCCACGTTCAAAGAACCATGGCCATCGTTCTTCTTATACTCGTGTTGCTTTCATGGTTGATGCCAATATTACTTCATATCTTATGATGGGTTCTGTTTCACCAG GTCTGAAATCTCATGCAGTAACACTATATGAAGCGGGGAAGTTGGGTCATGCCAGCATTGATGATCTTTGCAAGGATCTTAGTACTATAGAGGGTGTAACATTTGAGGGAGAACTACAGGAATTCGCAGATCATGCATCTAGTCTGCGTTGTGTATTAGAATGTCTACAATCAGGGGGAGTACTAACTACTGTAGCTAAAGAAGAGGAGGAAATTGATTCAAGCAATGATGAAGCtaaagaggaggaaggaaaTGGTAAGACGAGTGCGGTTACTTCAAGCAATGATGAAGCtaaagaggaggaaggaaaTGGTAAGACGAGTGTGGTTACTTCAAGCAATGATAAAGCTAAAGAGGAGGAAGGAATTGGTAAGACGAGTGCAGTTACTTCAAGCAATGATGAAGctgaagaggaggaaggaatTGGTAAGACGAGGGAAGTTACTTCAAGCAATGATGAAGctgaagaggaggaaggaatTGGTAAGACGAGGGAAGTTACTTCAAGCAATGATGAAGCGGAAGAAGAGGAAGGAATTGGTAATATGAATATGGTTACTTCAAGCAATGATGAAGCTAAAGAGGATGAAGGAATTGGTAACATGAGTATGGTTACTTCAAGTAATGATGAGTCAAGTTCTGTGATCACAGCAGTATCTTCTGCAGAAAAGTCAGAAAACTCTCGTATTTCAGAGGCTGATATAAACAATGATAATTTATTAGATTCAGAAGAGCATGAGGAGACTTCTATTTCCTCTGAACCTGTTCCTAGTAGTATGAAGGATGAAACCCATCATAGTCCATCGGAAGATGACAGTGGTCACATTCATAAAGCTAGTAAGTCAGACACACATATCCCGGTTGTTGAGAATCCATTAATACTTGGAATAGAAAAgctaaaaaagagaaagaaatatCGTGTAGATATCCTCCGCTCTGAAAGTTTGGCTTCTCTTGCACCAGCAACTCTTAATCGTCTATTTATTCATGATTATGATATAGTTGTGTCCATAGTGCCTCTTCCTAGTTCATCAATTCTTCCTAAACCCACAGGTCCAATTCATTTTGGTCCTCCTGCCTATTCTTCTATGACTCCATGGATGAAATTGGTATTATACTCAACTATAGCCCGTGGTCCTTTATCAGTTGTTCTGATGAAAGGACAGTGTCTGAGCCTACTTCCTGCTCCATTGGCCGGTTGTGAGAAAGCCCTTATATGGTCTTGGGATGGTTCAGCAATAGGAGGGTTAGGAAAGAAAGTTGAAGGGAATTTAGTAAAGGGTAGTATACTCCTACATTGTTTAAATTCGCTTCTTAGATATTCGGCTGTGTTGGTGCTTCCTCTCAGTAGGGCTGATCTTAGTAAATCCGGAAATGTAATTACTTTGGATATTCCTTTGCCCTTAAAGAATTCAGATGGGACTGTTGCCTCTGTAGGAAAAGAGTTAGGACTGTCTGAAGAAGAAAATTCTAAGTTGAAACCTCTCTTAACTGAGTTGGCAAAAACGGCAGAACTGTCATCAGTTGGTTACATTCGCCTGTTGAGATTATTTAGTGGACGAGAATCAAATAAACGCTCTTCTGGCACATATGATTGGGTTCCATTAAGTGTGGAATTTGGGATCCCGCTATTTAGTCCAAAATTGTGCAGTAACATATGCAAAAGGATAGCTTCATCGGGATTGCTTCAGTGTGACTCATTTAGTGAACACCATGATGCAATGGTAAGCTTAAGGAAAAAGTTACGCGACGTTTGTGCCGACTATCAATCAACCGGTTCAGCCGCAAAGCTTCTTTACCATAAAGAGCAACCCAGGGACTTCTCTGGACCAATAACAAACTATGCTAGCGGAAGATGGAATTCATTTAGGGATGCTGCTTCTCCCATTTCAGGGACATCAACTCCACAACAAAGGGTTAAACTTGCTAATCGACAACGCTTCCAAACCGGAGTATTGTGCTTCGATGGCAGTAACATCAG ATCATATGCATTAGCTCCTGCTTATGAAACTTCCACAAGAACTATTGCAGAAATGCAGCATACAGATACAACTAATACTGAACTAGAAGAAAATGATAGCAAAGAAGCAACCCTCCCGGGcgttaatattatttttgatggTTCCGAGTTGCATCCATTTGAGATAGGTGCTTGCCTCCAAGCTCGCCAACCGGTTTCCTTAATAATAGAGGCTGCAACTGCTTCAGCATCTGCAACAATCAAATAG
- the LOC107496762 gene encoding uncharacterized protein LOC107496762 isoform X2 encodes MVELLLINGGTGKMRRAEVTVEELLVDRAVKEECTYENLPKRLQATVSSKDEWHKRIVQHCIKKRLQWSSCYARKVSKENEYYDEMIPYLRKHLALFPYHLSEYVCRVMRVSAFRYYCDMLFEVMKNEQPYDSIPNFSAADALRLTGIGRNEFIDIMNKCRSKKIMWKINKSIAREHLPTQPVDFPIEPWWGVCLVNFTLDEFKKLSEDEMATIDKVCKEEANSFVMFDAAVVRGLSKRGLVYFDIPVYPDDRLKVSRLEGFVSNREQSFEDPIEDLVYAVFVVSNENATVSELATTLQADLSHLQAAAAFMCRLGWATKAMDPQPVVLDTSIPGSPKSVSGDEDAFSACLGSENQLVDGESIQGDTPRSKNHGHRSSYTRVAFMVDANITSYLMMGSVSPGLKSHAVTLYEAGKLGHASIDDLCKDLSTIEGVTFEGELQEFADHASSLRCVLECLQSGGVLTTVAKEEEEIDSSNDEAKEEEGNGKTSAVTSSNDEAKEEEGNGKTSVVTSSNDKAKEEEGIGKTSAVTSSNDEAEEEEGIGKTREVTSSNDEAEEEEGIGKTREVTSSNDEAEEEEGIGNMNMVTSSNDEAKEDEGIGNMSMVTSSNDESSSVITAVSSAEKSENSRISEADINNDNLLDSEEHEETSISSEPVPSSMKDETHHSPSEDDSGHIHKASKSDTHIPVVENPLILGIEKLKKRKKYRVDILRSESLASLAPATLNRLFIHDYDIVVSIVPLPSSSILPKPTGPIHFGPPAYSSMTPWMKLVLYSTIARGPLSVVLMKGQCLSLLPAPLAGCEKALIWSWDGSAIGGLGKKVEGNLVKGSILLHCLNSLLRYSAVLVLPLSRADLSKSGNVITLDIPLPLKNSDGTVASVGKELGLSEEENSKLKPLLTELAKTAELSSVGYIRLLRLFSGRESNKRSSGTYDWVPLSVEFGIPLFSPKLCSNICKRIASSGLLQCDSFSEHHDAMVSLRKKLRDVCADYQSTGSAAKLLYHKEQPRDFSGPITNYASGRWNSFRDAASPISGTSTPQQRVKLANRQRFQTGVLCFDGSNIRSYALAPAYETSTRTIAEMQHTDTTNTELEENDSKEATLPGVNIIFDGSELHPFEIGACLQARQPVSLIIEAATASASATIK; translated from the exons GATAGTTCAGCACTGCATAAAGAAGAGACTTCAATGGAGTAGTTGTTATGCCCGGAAAGTCAGTAAAGAAAATGAATATTATGACGAAATGATACCGTACTTGCGAAAGCATCTTGCT CTATTTCCATATCACTTGTCAGAGTACGTGTGTCGTGTAATGAGAGTATCAGCTTTCAGATATTACTGTGATATGCTTTTTGAAGTAATGAAAAATG agCAACCTTATGACAGCATCCCAAATTTTAGTGCCGCAGATGCTTTAAGACTTACAGGAATTGGGAGAAAtgaatttattgatataatGAACAAGTGCAGATCTAAG AAAATCATGTGGAAAATAAACAAGTCAATAGCAAGAGAACATTTGCCTACTCAACCTGTGGATTTTCCAATTGAACCATGGTGGGGAGTTTGCCTTGTCAACTTTACATTGGATGAATTTAAG AAACTCTCCGAAGATGAAATGGCCACAATAGACAAAGTCTGCAAGGAAGAGGCAAATTCATTTGTCATGTTTGATGCTGCTGTTGTAAGGGGTCTTAGCAAACGAGGACTGGTCTACTTTGACATTCCTGTCTATCCTGATGACCGACTCAAAG TTTCCAGGCTTGAAGGTTTTGTTTCTAACAGGGAGCAGTCTTTTGAAGATCCTATTGAAGA TTTGGTGTATGCAGTTTTTGTTGTTTCAAATGAAAATGCAACTGTTAGTGAGTTGGCAACAACGCTACAGGCTGATTTGTCACATCTGCAGGCAGCTGCTGCTTTTATGTGTAGATTGGGATGGGCAACAAAAGCAATGGATCCTCAACCTGTTGTTCTAGATACAAGTATACCTGGTTCTCCTAAGAGTGTAAGTGGTGATGAAGATGCCTTTAGTGCTTGTTTGGGTTCAGAGAATCAGCTTGTTGATGGTGAATCCATTCAAGGGGATACTCCACGTTCAAAGAACCATGGCCATCGTTCTTCTTATACTCGTGTTGCTTTCATGGTTGATGCCAATATTACTTCATATCTTATGATGGGTTCTGTTTCACCAG GTCTGAAATCTCATGCAGTAACACTATATGAAGCGGGGAAGTTGGGTCATGCCAGCATTGATGATCTTTGCAAGGATCTTAGTACTATAGAGGGTGTAACATTTGAGGGAGAACTACAGGAATTCGCAGATCATGCATCTAGTCTGCGTTGTGTATTAGAATGTCTACAATCAGGGGGAGTACTAACTACTGTAGCTAAAGAAGAGGAGGAAATTGATTCAAGCAATGATGAAGCtaaagaggaggaaggaaaTGGTAAGACGAGTGCGGTTACTTCAAGCAATGATGAAGCtaaagaggaggaaggaaaTGGTAAGACGAGTGTGGTTACTTCAAGCAATGATAAAGCTAAAGAGGAGGAAGGAATTGGTAAGACGAGTGCAGTTACTTCAAGCAATGATGAAGctgaagaggaggaaggaatTGGTAAGACGAGGGAAGTTACTTCAAGCAATGATGAAGctgaagaggaggaaggaatTGGTAAGACGAGGGAAGTTACTTCAAGCAATGATGAAGCGGAAGAAGAGGAAGGAATTGGTAATATGAATATGGTTACTTCAAGCAATGATGAAGCTAAAGAGGATGAAGGAATTGGTAACATGAGTATGGTTACTTCAAGTAATGATGAGTCAAGTTCTGTGATCACAGCAGTATCTTCTGCAGAAAAGTCAGAAAACTCTCGTATTTCAGAGGCTGATATAAACAATGATAATTTATTAGATTCAGAAGAGCATGAGGAGACTTCTATTTCCTCTGAACCTGTTCCTAGTAGTATGAAGGATGAAACCCATCATAGTCCATCGGAAGATGACAGTGGTCACATTCATAAAGCTAGTAAGTCAGACACACATATCCCGGTTGTTGAGAATCCATTAATACTTGGAATAGAAAAgctaaaaaagagaaagaaatatCGTGTAGATATCCTCCGCTCTGAAAGTTTGGCTTCTCTTGCACCAGCAACTCTTAATCGTCTATTTATTCATGATTATGATATAGTTGTGTCCATAGTGCCTCTTCCTAGTTCATCAATTCTTCCTAAACCCACAGGTCCAATTCATTTTGGTCCTCCTGCCTATTCTTCTATGACTCCATGGATGAAATTGGTATTATACTCAACTATAGCCCGTGGTCCTTTATCAGTTGTTCTGATGAAAGGACAGTGTCTGAGCCTACTTCCTGCTCCATTGGCCGGTTGTGAGAAAGCCCTTATATGGTCTTGGGATGGTTCAGCAATAGGAGGGTTAGGAAAGAAAGTTGAAGGGAATTTAGTAAAGGGTAGTATACTCCTACATTGTTTAAATTCGCTTCTTAGATATTCGGCTGTGTTGGTGCTTCCTCTCAGTAGGGCTGATCTTAGTAAATCCGGAAATGTAATTACTTTGGATATTCCTTTGCCCTTAAAGAATTCAGATGGGACTGTTGCCTCTGTAGGAAAAGAGTTAGGACTGTCTGAAGAAGAAAATTCTAAGTTGAAACCTCTCTTAACTGAGTTGGCAAAAACGGCAGAACTGTCATCAGTTGGTTACATTCGCCTGTTGAGATTATTTAGTGGACGAGAATCAAATAAACGCTCTTCTGGCACATATGATTGGGTTCCATTAAGTGTGGAATTTGGGATCCCGCTATTTAGTCCAAAATTGTGCAGTAACATATGCAAAAGGATAGCTTCATCGGGATTGCTTCAGTGTGACTCATTTAGTGAACACCATGATGCAATGGTAAGCTTAAGGAAAAAGTTACGCGACGTTTGTGCCGACTATCAATCAACCGGTTCAGCCGCAAAGCTTCTTTACCATAAAGAGCAACCCAGGGACTTCTCTGGACCAATAACAAACTATGCTAGCGGAAGATGGAATTCATTTAGGGATGCTGCTTCTCCCATTTCAGGGACATCAACTCCACAACAAAGGGTTAAACTTGCTAATCGACAACGCTTCCAAACCGGAGTATTGTGCTTCGATGGCAGTAACATCAG ATCATATGCATTAGCTCCTGCTTATGAAACTTCCACAAGAACTATTGCAGAAATGCAGCATACAGATACAACTAATACTGAACTAGAAGAAAATGATAGCAAAGAAGCAACCCTCCCGGGcgttaatattatttttgatggTTCCGAGTTGCATCCATTTGAGATAGGTGCTTGCCTCCAAGCTCGCCAACCGGTTTCCTTAATAATAGAGGCTGCAACTGCTTCAGCATCTGCAACAATCAAATAG
- the LOC107496762 gene encoding uncharacterized protein LOC107496762 isoform X3 encodes MWKINKSIAREHLPTQPVDFPIEPWWGVCLVNFTLDEFKKLSEDEMATIDKVCKEEANSFVMFDAAVVRGLSKRGLVYFDIPVYPDDRLKVSRLEGFVSNREQSFEDPIEDLVYAVFVVSNENATVSELATTLQADLSHLQAAAAFMCRLGWATKAMDPQPVVLDTSIPGSPKSVSGDEDAFSACLGSENQLVDGESIQGDTPRSKNHGHRSSYTRVAFMVDANITSYLMMGSVSPGLKSHAVTLYEAGKLGHASIDDLCKDLSTIEGVTFEGELQEFADHASSLRCVLECLQSGGVLTTVAKEEEEIDSSNDEAKEEEGNGKTSAVTSSNDEAKEEEGNGKTSVVTSSNDKAKEEEGIGKTSAVTSSNDEAEEEEGIGKTREVTSSNDEAEEEEGIGKTREVTSSNDEAEEEEGIGNMNMVTSSNDEAKEDEGIGNMSMVTSSNDESSSVITAVSSAEKSENSRISEADINNDNLLDSEEHEETSISSEPVPSSMKDETHHSPSEDDSGHIHKASKSDTHIPVVENPLILGIEKLKKRKKYRVDILRSESLASLAPATLNRLFIHDYDIVVSIVPLPSSSILPKPTGPIHFGPPAYSSMTPWMKLVLYSTIARGPLSVVLMKGQCLSLLPAPLAGCEKALIWSWDGSAIGGLGKKVEGNLVKGSILLHCLNSLLRYSAVLVLPLSRADLSKSGNVITLDIPLPLKNSDGTVASVGKELGLSEEENSKLKPLLTELAKTAELSSVGYIRLLRLFSGRESNKRSSGTYDWVPLSVEFGIPLFSPKLCSNICKRIASSGLLQCDSFSEHHDAMVSLRKKLRDVCADYQSTGSAAKLLYHKEQPRDFSGPITNYASGRWNSFRDAASPISGTSTPQQRVKLANRQRFQTGVLCFDGSNIRSYALAPAYETSTRTIAEMQHTDTTNTELEENDSKEATLPGVNIIFDGSELHPFEIGACLQARQPVSLIIEAATASASATIK; translated from the exons ATGTGGAAAATAAACAAGTCAATAGCAAGAGAACATTTGCCTACTCAACCTGTGGATTTTCCAATTGAACCATGGTGGGGAGTTTGCCTTGTCAACTTTACATTGGATGAATTTAAG AAACTCTCCGAAGATGAAATGGCCACAATAGACAAAGTCTGCAAGGAAGAGGCAAATTCATTTGTCATGTTTGATGCTGCTGTTGTAAGGGGTCTTAGCAAACGAGGACTGGTCTACTTTGACATTCCTGTCTATCCTGATGACCGACTCAAAG TTTCCAGGCTTGAAGGTTTTGTTTCTAACAGGGAGCAGTCTTTTGAAGATCCTATTGAAGA TTTGGTGTATGCAGTTTTTGTTGTTTCAAATGAAAATGCAACTGTTAGTGAGTTGGCAACAACGCTACAGGCTGATTTGTCACATCTGCAGGCAGCTGCTGCTTTTATGTGTAGATTGGGATGGGCAACAAAAGCAATGGATCCTCAACCTGTTGTTCTAGATACAAGTATACCTGGTTCTCCTAAGAGTGTAAGTGGTGATGAAGATGCCTTTAGTGCTTGTTTGGGTTCAGAGAATCAGCTTGTTGATGGTGAATCCATTCAAGGGGATACTCCACGTTCAAAGAACCATGGCCATCGTTCTTCTTATACTCGTGTTGCTTTCATGGTTGATGCCAATATTACTTCATATCTTATGATGGGTTCTGTTTCACCAG GTCTGAAATCTCATGCAGTAACACTATATGAAGCGGGGAAGTTGGGTCATGCCAGCATTGATGATCTTTGCAAGGATCTTAGTACTATAGAGGGTGTAACATTTGAGGGAGAACTACAGGAATTCGCAGATCATGCATCTAGTCTGCGTTGTGTATTAGAATGTCTACAATCAGGGGGAGTACTAACTACTGTAGCTAAAGAAGAGGAGGAAATTGATTCAAGCAATGATGAAGCtaaagaggaggaaggaaaTGGTAAGACGAGTGCGGTTACTTCAAGCAATGATGAAGCtaaagaggaggaaggaaaTGGTAAGACGAGTGTGGTTACTTCAAGCAATGATAAAGCTAAAGAGGAGGAAGGAATTGGTAAGACGAGTGCAGTTACTTCAAGCAATGATGAAGctgaagaggaggaaggaatTGGTAAGACGAGGGAAGTTACTTCAAGCAATGATGAAGctgaagaggaggaaggaatTGGTAAGACGAGGGAAGTTACTTCAAGCAATGATGAAGCGGAAGAAGAGGAAGGAATTGGTAATATGAATATGGTTACTTCAAGCAATGATGAAGCTAAAGAGGATGAAGGAATTGGTAACATGAGTATGGTTACTTCAAGTAATGATGAGTCAAGTTCTGTGATCACAGCAGTATCTTCTGCAGAAAAGTCAGAAAACTCTCGTATTTCAGAGGCTGATATAAACAATGATAATTTATTAGATTCAGAAGAGCATGAGGAGACTTCTATTTCCTCTGAACCTGTTCCTAGTAGTATGAAGGATGAAACCCATCATAGTCCATCGGAAGATGACAGTGGTCACATTCATAAAGCTAGTAAGTCAGACACACATATCCCGGTTGTTGAGAATCCATTAATACTTGGAATAGAAAAgctaaaaaagagaaagaaatatCGTGTAGATATCCTCCGCTCTGAAAGTTTGGCTTCTCTTGCACCAGCAACTCTTAATCGTCTATTTATTCATGATTATGATATAGTTGTGTCCATAGTGCCTCTTCCTAGTTCATCAATTCTTCCTAAACCCACAGGTCCAATTCATTTTGGTCCTCCTGCCTATTCTTCTATGACTCCATGGATGAAATTGGTATTATACTCAACTATAGCCCGTGGTCCTTTATCAGTTGTTCTGATGAAAGGACAGTGTCTGAGCCTACTTCCTGCTCCATTGGCCGGTTGTGAGAAAGCCCTTATATGGTCTTGGGATGGTTCAGCAATAGGAGGGTTAGGAAAGAAAGTTGAAGGGAATTTAGTAAAGGGTAGTATACTCCTACATTGTTTAAATTCGCTTCTTAGATATTCGGCTGTGTTGGTGCTTCCTCTCAGTAGGGCTGATCTTAGTAAATCCGGAAATGTAATTACTTTGGATATTCCTTTGCCCTTAAAGAATTCAGATGGGACTGTTGCCTCTGTAGGAAAAGAGTTAGGACTGTCTGAAGAAGAAAATTCTAAGTTGAAACCTCTCTTAACTGAGTTGGCAAAAACGGCAGAACTGTCATCAGTTGGTTACATTCGCCTGTTGAGATTATTTAGTGGACGAGAATCAAATAAACGCTCTTCTGGCACATATGATTGGGTTCCATTAAGTGTGGAATTTGGGATCCCGCTATTTAGTCCAAAATTGTGCAGTAACATATGCAAAAGGATAGCTTCATCGGGATTGCTTCAGTGTGACTCATTTAGTGAACACCATGATGCAATGGTAAGCTTAAGGAAAAAGTTACGCGACGTTTGTGCCGACTATCAATCAACCGGTTCAGCCGCAAAGCTTCTTTACCATAAAGAGCAACCCAGGGACTTCTCTGGACCAATAACAAACTATGCTAGCGGAAGATGGAATTCATTTAGGGATGCTGCTTCTCCCATTTCAGGGACATCAACTCCACAACAAAGGGTTAAACTTGCTAATCGACAACGCTTCCAAACCGGAGTATTGTGCTTCGATGGCAGTAACATCAG ATCATATGCATTAGCTCCTGCTTATGAAACTTCCACAAGAACTATTGCAGAAATGCAGCATACAGATACAACTAATACTGAACTAGAAGAAAATGATAGCAAAGAAGCAACCCTCCCGGGcgttaatattatttttgatggTTCCGAGTTGCATCCATTTGAGATAGGTGCTTGCCTCCAAGCTCGCCAACCGGTTTCCTTAATAATAGAGGCTGCAACTGCTTCAGCATCTGCAACAATCAAATAG
- the LOC107496799 gene encoding plant UBX domain-containing protein 4, translated as METTNPDNPDATAALVDSFCEVTSATKQEALFFLESHNYDLDAALTTFLDNDANNNNTAAAAAATATVAANISPPNNAVANPNALSESPSPASEPHSPDFSPSPSRSRSASPTPSRAPYELRSKRASGKEPAAKSSGSQRGGIRTLRDLKRSSTDQGDEDDDDDDSDEGQYFYAGGQKSSMLVQDPTKGTDVDDIFDQARQSAVDPPSENTSRSRSFTGTGRLLTGETVPSAPLPLEPITHAVTFWRNGFSVGDGPLRSFDDPQNASFLESIKRSECPKELEPAERKTSVHVSLTRKDENYPEPAKPRHLPFRGVGRTLGSSSSSGEAAGESRVAAPVPTMGLVIDESQPVTSIQLRLADGTRMVSRFNHHHTIRDVRAFIDASRPGGATSYQLQTMGFPPKQLTEMDQTIEQAGIANSVIIQRL; from the exons ATGGAAACGACGAATCCCGATAATCCCGACGCCACCGCCGCCCTAGTCGACTCCTTCTGCGAGGTCACCTCCGCCACCAAGCAAGAAGCGCTTTTCTTCCTCGAATCCCACAACTACGACCTCGACGCCGCCCTCACCACTTTCCTCGACAACGAtgccaacaacaacaacaccgCTGCCGCTGCCGCTGCCACTGCAACTGTCGCCGCTAACATTTCTCCTCCAAACAACGCCGTTGCGAATCCCAACGCCCTTTCCGAATCTCCTTCTCCTGCTTCCGAGCCTCACTCCCCTGACTTCTCGCCCTCTCCCTCTCGCTCCCGTTCTGCTTCTCCTACTCCCTCACGCGCTCCCTACGAGCTCCGATCGAAACGGGCCAGCGGTAAGGAACCCGCCGCTAAGTCCTCAGGAAGCCAACGTGGCGGAATCCGCACGCTCCGTGATCTCAAACGCTCTTCTACCGATCAAGGGGACGAAGACGACGACGATGATGATTCTGATGAGGGTCAGTACTTCTACGCTGGCGGTCAGAAGAG TAGCATGCTTGTCCAAGATCCTACCAAAGGTACCGATGTGGATGATATTTTTGATCAAGCGAGACAGTCAGCTGTTGATCCACCTTCTGAAAATACATCAAGGTCAAGGAGTTTTACTGGCACAGGAAGATTGCTTACTGGAGAGACTGTGCCATCTGCTCCTCTACCATTAGAGCCTATTACACATGCAGTCACTTTCTGGAGGAATGGGTTCTCTGTCGGTGATGGTCCTTTACGGAGTTTTGATGATCCACAGAACGCATCATTTCTGGAG AGCATAAAGAGATCCGAGTGTCCCAAGGAGCTTGAACCAGCAGAGCGAAAAACTTCTGTCCATGTCAGCCTCACAAGGAAGGATGAAAACTACCCT GAACCAGCAAAGCCACGTCATCTCCCTTTCCGTGGTGTTGGAAGAACTTTAGGTAGCAGCTCCTCCAGTGGTGAAGCAGCTGGTGAATCTCGCGTAGCAGCTCCAGTGCCAACAATGGGTTTAGTCATAGATGAGTCACAGCCAGTAACATCAATCCAGTTAAGGTTAGCTGATGGTACACGCATGGTTTCTCGTTTCAATCACCACCACACTATCAGAGATGTCCGAGCATTCATTGATGCATCAAGACCCGGTGGAGCAACAAGTTACCAACTGCAGACAATGGGTTTCCCTCCCAAACAACTCACTGAAATGGACCAGACTATAGAGCAAGCTGGTATAGCCAATTCAGTTATCATCCAAAGATTGTAG